In one Notolabrus celidotus isolate fNotCel1 chromosome 1, fNotCel1.pri, whole genome shotgun sequence genomic region, the following are encoded:
- the LOC117817923 gene encoding cytochrome c oxidase subunit 6C-1: MSLPKPVMRGLLGKRLRFHLPIAFTLSLISAVAFKYGVTEPRKQAYADFYKQYDSVKEFNTMRDAGIFESVRPSGE, translated from the exons ATGTCTCTGCCAAAGCCTGTGATGAGGGGGCTCCTGGGGAAGCGTCTGAGGTTTCACCTGCCCATTGCTTTCACTCTGTCCCTCATATCTGCGGTGGCTTTCAAG taCGGAGTGACAGAGCCCAGGAAACAGGCCTACGCTGACTTCTACAAGCAGTACGACTCTGTCAAAGAGTTCAACACCATGAGGGATGCTGGCATCTTCGAGAGCGTGCGGCCGTCTGGGGAGTAA